The genomic region AGATCCAGCTGTCAAAGCTTACGTTGGTAGAGTATGAATATTGATTCCGACAGAGCATTTCTTGAAAATTTTATGTTTACTTCTTGAGCAATTAATGACGATAATTATGTATCTTACTGTCCATTCAGTATTACTTTATTTCAGAATCATGCAATGCAACGATAGAATGTACAGATAATACCACAGTTTGTGAAAAAGAAGTCTGTCGCATACGTATGTCTTCATAATTTATACCTGTATATTATATCACAAACGTATATCTTCAAATTGTATTGTATGCTATGACTGCTCTGTGTTTTCATATTAAAGATACAACCGTTCAAAATATTTCTGCTTTAAATTTTAGTTTGCGTAATAAACACTTTTATCAagcagtaaaataaataaatcaatacatttacaatacaaaattTATTTAAGTAGCAATTCGTAAAagagcattttcttcgaatgcTCGTTTAGTAAAATGTGTGACAGTTGCGTTCTGGTTCTGTATGAAAGAGTTCTTACACATGTTCAGGGGCCGGTCAAACATGCTCAGAAGAAACTACAACAGCCGTCGCAACAACTGTAACAACACCTGCCCAAACAATCACAACCACTGGATCAACCCAGGCGAGTACCACTTCCCAAACACCGAGTGCTACTGCGGCATCAACAACTACTGCGGCATCAACAACTACTGCGGCATCAACAGATACTGCGGCAACTACAACTCCGGATGCACCTACAGATACTACTGGTACCTTGTTAAACCTGAAGCGTTCAAGATCATTAGAAATAATGGTTAATTTTAGGTGCACATTTTGCTGTTCTCGTTTGGCTCTTAGTGCGTTACATTAAGAATATATTTTCCGTTTATATACTGCCTGTTTACATGCTTTGTACAGATTATTGCTTATAGCACGTTGCTCTTTCGCTGCAAGACGAATGCATAACTAAATACAtaatcttatttaataaaaacaagttcTTGTACAATGCTTTAGCATCACCTAGCACAGCTAAACGAAGAAGACGCAGTACAGACCCACAGGAGTGTGTTTCAAACGCAAGCTGTGTATCTGGCCAAAACAATAAACTGGTGTGCTCGTGTAACATTGGCTACAATTCGGATAATGGACAGTGCAAAGGTACAGCAAACACTTACAGCACAATGCGTGTAGTATTCAAAGAACGTATCGCCGGTATCTTTCCCCGAAATAATGCCGccacaaaatatacacatgtataaaataatgAGTATTTTAACTTTTGACTCACATTCATTTAACAGCAATAATGTCAAAACTATTCCCGTACAATGTCTCAATGAGATTCGAACTCGCGCTTACGAACTCAATTTTATTCATAACTATTTAACTTAGAATTACttatttataaagattttttttaacgaaGTGCAGTGTAGTTTCCATTCCGGGGGTAtaagtaaggaagtaaggtaaAATACTTAACATGTGCATAACCTAGGTATAACGTATGGTGATCTTGAATCATGACCACTATACAGGTCCTAATTTAAGTTTCAAAAGGGGTTCTTGAGAAATGTAAGGAACCATTCAActgtaatttaaatgttaacatggaCATGTAAATATGAGTAAAACTATATCGAAAGTAAATATGAGGCTGATTTTATGGCGTTTGATTTTGACATATAAAATCTCTTCAGCTTCATGTATTTTTTCCTTGAAATAAGACACGttttaatacaatatgttaactGTCCGTGTATTCTAACGTACGCATAAGATTAATCGCTGAAGCAAAATCGAAACTTAATTATCGGAAATGTGGTACTTTACTACATGGTTATTCAAAGTTTTAAGTAAAAAACGTACGTAGTATTGAAGTTTTCATCGGCCGTCGCCGGGGAAAGCAAAATATGTTACTGTTTCAGTTGTATGCTCTTATATTTTATcgttcatgttttattttgttataacatACTAACAACTTAAAGGTTGTGTATATATGTTATGCGCGTACGTTTTATTTGTATGTAACTTATATTTACAATTATCAAATCATATGTGTGTATATAATTACCAATTATTGACGTATTACTCAAAACCTGAAACGTAAAATGCAAATGCGATCGATTAAGGTATCTTGATTTCAAAACAATTctttatatatctttttttataaattagcTTCCGATCCTTACAATGGTGCGGGCTCTTTGAGAGGAACGCTCCTTTCTGCTGCCATGGTGACGACATTGATGATGTGTCTCATATAGCAATCCCGTGTCAAATGAAACCAGGGAGCAGGATCAACGGGag from Dreissena polymorpha isolate Duluth1 chromosome 5, UMN_Dpol_1.0, whole genome shotgun sequence harbors:
- the LOC127881686 gene encoding cytoskeleton protein RodZ-like — its product is MIPPVFLVALVFLSGCYVVRCELFESCNATIECTDNTTVCEKEVCRIRAGQTCSEETTTAVATTVTTPAQTITTTGSTQASTTSQTPSATAASTTTAASTTTAASTDTAATTTPDAPTDTTASPSTAKRRRRSTDPQECVSNASCVSGQNNKLVCSCNIGYNSDNGQCKASDPYNGAGSLRGTLLSAAMVTTLMMCLI